DNA from Desulfonatronum sp. SC1:
TTGCCCTTCCTCTTTTTTCCCCAACCCAGCAACTCGACATCCGTTCGGAGGAACGCATGAGCAAAATACGTGTCGGCATCAACGGCTTTGGCCGCATCGGACGGCAGGTTCTCAAATCCATGTGGAAGTATCATCGCGACGTCATCGAGGTCGTGGCGGTGAACGACCTGTTCGACATCAAGACCAACGCCCATCTCGTGGCCTACGACACCAGCTACGGACGCTTCGAGCCCGAAGTCCGCGTGGACGGCGACACCATGCTGGTGGGCGACGACTTCCAGGTCACCAACTTCGCCGAACGCGATCCCCGACTGATCCCCTGGGCCTCGCGCAAAGTGGACGTGGTGGTGGAGTGCACGGGCATCTTCCGCACCGGTCCCAAGGCCGCCATGCACATCGAGGCCGGAGCCAAGAAGGTGATCATTTCCGCACCAGCCAAGGAGGAGGACATCACCATCGTCATGGGTGTGAACGAGGCCGCCTACGACCCGGCCAAGCATCATATCATCTCCAACGCCTCCTGCACCACTAACTGCCTGGCCCCCGTGGTCAAGGTCGTGCACGAGAAGTACGGCATCAGCAAGGGCACCATGACCACCATCCACGCCTACACCAACGACCAGCGCATCCTTGACCTGCCACACTCCGACCTGCGCCGGGCCCGGGCCGCTGCCTGCAACATGATCCCCACTTCCACCGGCGCGGCCAAGGCCGTGGCCCTGGTGATTCCGGAAATGGCCGGCAAGTTTTCCGGCTACTCTGTCCGCGTGCCCACCCCCACGGTCTCCCTTGTGGACTTTGTCTGCGAACTGGAAAAGGACACCACCACCGAGGACCTGCTGGCTCTGTTCAAGGCCGCGGCCGAAGGCCCCTTGAAGGGCATCCTCGGCTATTCCGAATCTCCGCTGGTTTCCTCGGACTTCATCGGCGATCCGCGTTCATCCATCGTGGAAGCGGACTTCACCATGGTCCAGTCCGGCAACATGGCCAAGATCTACTCCTGGTACGACAACGAATGGGGCTATTCCTGCCGGGTTGGGGATTTGGTGACGTATATGGCTGAGAAGGGGTTGTGATTTGAACAGCTAAGCCAAGCTTGGAGTCGAAATCGAAATCGAAATCGAAATCGGTATCGAAATCGCTATCGTTGTCATTCTAGCGACTTCCTTTTTTTCTCGATTTCGATTTCGATACCGATTTCGATCATGATTCCAAGGCCACTATTGAAGCAAAGTGGAATAAGATGAAGGCGCGAAGGCAATTTCAAACACCGAGGTTCGCCATGAAAACCCTGATCACCATTTCCCTCTTTTTGTGCTGCATCCTCCTCGGCCGGACGTCCTGGGCCGAGGAGCGCGCGTCCCTGACCGTCACGATCTACAACCACGGTCAGGCCCTGGTCAACGAAGTCCGGGAGGTTGATCTGCCCTCGGGCTCCGGGCTGGTGGAGTTCAGCGGGGTGGCCGAAACCATTGAGGCTCCCACCTTGCAAGTCCGTTCCCTGACCGCGCCCGAAGCCTTCGTCGTCCTGGACATGAACTACGAGTACGACCTGATCAGCGTGAAGAGCCTGCTGGACCGCTACGTGGGCAAAACCCTGAAGGTCGTGCTGCCCGATCCCCATGACCGCAAGTCCACGGTGCTCCGGGAGGCCGTGCTCCTGGCCAACAACGACCGGCCGATCTTCCAGGTGGACGACCAGATTTTCGTGGGCAATCATGACGCCGTGTACCTAGCCGAAATGCCCGCCGGGCTGCGACCCCGGCCGACACTGGTCTGGCTGGTGCGTAACGACGGACCGCCCCGGCAGCGTCTCGACGTCTCCTATTTGGCCGGAGGCATGAACTGGCGGGCCGACTACGTACTCAAGGTGGACCGCGACAACCAACGGGCCGCGCTGTCCGGCTGGGTGACCCTGGACAATCAGTCCGGCATGGCCTTTGACCAGG
Protein-coding regions in this window:
- the gap gene encoding type I glyceraldehyde-3-phosphate dehydrogenase; amino-acid sequence: MSKIRVGINGFGRIGRQVLKSMWKYHRDVIEVVAVNDLFDIKTNAHLVAYDTSYGRFEPEVRVDGDTMLVGDDFQVTNFAERDPRLIPWASRKVDVVVECTGIFRTGPKAAMHIEAGAKKVIISAPAKEEDITIVMGVNEAAYDPAKHHIISNASCTTNCLAPVVKVVHEKYGISKGTMTTIHAYTNDQRILDLPHSDLRRARAAACNMIPTSTGAAKAVALVIPEMAGKFSGYSVRVPTPTVSLVDFVCELEKDTTTEDLLALFKAAAEGPLKGILGYSESPLVSSDFIGDPRSSIVEADFTMVQSGNMAKIYSWYDNEWGYSCRVGDLVTYMAEKGL